A window of the Gemmatirosa kalamazoonensis genome harbors these coding sequences:
- a CDS encoding ABC transporter substrate-binding protein — protein sequence MIRTRLTLASFATLALVAQGCGAAARDVPDSTTATPRAAAAPSGVDDFGAPVPRGHRPERIVSLNPTTTELLFALGAGGRLVGRTHWDQYPSEARAVPDLGPGIRPNVEAVLGARPDLVLLYASADNRSAADALRAAGIAVVALKVDRIADFFRCVRLVGDAIGERPRADSVVDSVSRSLDRVRAVTANVARLRVVWPLLADPLYVIGGGSFMSELLDAAGGRNVFADMPQPSPQVGREEVLRRDADVVVAAPSSVRRILADPAWRGLTAVREGRVYADDTTLVERPSVRLGEAARSIALQLHPELRDRLSSPR from the coding sequence ATGATTCGCACGCGTCTCACGCTCGCGTCGTTCGCGACGCTCGCTCTCGTTGCGCAAGGCTGCGGTGCCGCCGCGCGCGACGTCCCCGACTCCACGACGGCGACACCTCGAGCAGCGGCCGCGCCGAGCGGCGTCGACGACTTCGGAGCACCCGTCCCACGCGGACACCGGCCCGAGCGCATCGTCTCGCTCAACCCGACGACGACGGAGCTCCTGTTCGCGCTCGGCGCCGGCGGCCGGCTCGTCGGGCGCACGCACTGGGATCAGTATCCCTCCGAGGCGCGCGCCGTTCCCGACCTCGGCCCCGGCATCCGGCCTAACGTCGAGGCGGTGCTCGGCGCGCGGCCCGACCTCGTGCTCCTCTACGCGAGCGCGGACAACCGCTCGGCCGCCGACGCCCTGCGCGCCGCGGGCATCGCCGTCGTCGCGCTGAAGGTCGACCGCATCGCCGACTTCTTCCGCTGCGTGCGCCTCGTCGGCGACGCGATCGGCGAGCGGCCGCGTGCGGATTCCGTCGTCGACAGCGTGTCGCGCTCGCTCGACCGCGTGCGCGCCGTCACCGCGAACGTGGCGCGGTTGCGCGTGGTCTGGCCGCTGCTCGCCGATCCGCTGTACGTCATCGGCGGCGGGAGCTTCATGAGCGAGCTGCTCGACGCCGCGGGCGGCCGCAACGTATTCGCCGACATGCCGCAGCCGTCGCCGCAGGTCGGCCGCGAGGAGGTCCTGCGGCGTGACGCGGACGTCGTCGTCGCGGCCCCCAGCTCCGTTAGGCGCATCCTCGCCGATCCCGCGTGGCGCGGCCTCACGGCCGTGCGCGAGGGCCGCGTGTACGCCGACGACACGACGCTCGTCGAGCGGCCGTCGGTGCGCCTGGGTGAGGCGGCGCGCTCCATCGCGCTCCAACTGCACCCCGAGCTGCGCGACCGCCTGTCGTCGCCGCGCTGA